tttcccaaaggaggagattaatggaacttggtgcagttattagtctttcccttcataggaatcacccagagttatgcatttctaccatcgtttgatgtagctctgtacaccgtttttgtaggacgccccaggttggtcctgcaacagatgcctcatcaatggcagaagagggacgaccaggtctgggagctgtttccacagacttccggccatgtttgaattcacaatgccagcgttttacaaggtcatatgatggggaatcatcaccataagtttcttttatttcatcaaaagtctcatttggtatgcgtcctttcaaatacaaaaaccggatcactgcgcgacactcaactggctccatttcacacctggtccatttcacacctgactcagttcaaacacctttaaatcaaaaaccaaaattagttcagagctgttttttgcaacataacccatagagatatgaatcattacatatgcaaaaatttcatctagatcagacaactggaagtgggtcaggtggattacttcttgaacgcccctcgtacgcTCCTATTTGGAAAAGGGGGCCATTGGGATGGTTTACgtgttgtttttgcaatctaGAGGATGAATcctacgtggccccgtggggTAACCTGAAGCTACCAGGCTATTTTGTGGCACGGCAGGGCCCTGGATATTTTTAAACGCACAATTAGAATAATCCCGGGACCCGGCGACAAGCAGACGCGACAAATTGTCCTGGACTAAACATGTTTGATTTATTCCGTAGACTCCACCCTCCGGAGCTGGTGGCCTCGGCCGTCGGTGCTGCAGTTGGACTGGACCGACGTGTTCGTCAGTAACTCCTCCCTGGTGTACGAGGTGTCTgtcgggacccggccgggcggATGTGACGTACTGAAGTGGGTGGAGACAGAACAGACCCAGATGAGCATGGACAATGTTGATAACAACAAGGAACACTTTGTTGTCATCACTGCCATCAACCAAGCTGGACTGTACTCGGGACAAAACTTTGTTCTGTCCTATCCAGCAAACGGATAACTAAACACTGTTTGCCAGGTTGTCATCATGCAATTAGGTTAGATTAAAGGTCCATATGGAATATAGACTTGGTTTCATGGTTGCTTTGGTTGGCTATTTTAGTCATAAATGCTGTAACTTCATCACTCCATAGTCTTCTGCACGTTATGATATCATCCCAGACTCGATGTTACAAATTTGTTCTTGCGCCattgacattgttttttttctgttagatgtttttttttggtcaattttaatTCTTTACTGACATAAGACAAATTGAGATACAAAAATTTGTGTCCCTCCGGGGAGAGGcaatttacacgactttcctggAAGTAAATATAAATTTAGTTACCTGAAATCGGTTGATGAGGTGATGGAAGGATAGAGATTGACTTCACCCTTCAGTTCGATTGATAAGTCAATCGAAAGGATTTGCCGTGTACTTACATATCTCTGCCTTTGTATCTTTAGTAGATCGTAGAGAGTAAAGTAAATCATTGGATGccttatttttgtattgtagtgtttttgtgtgttgatTACCATACTCACACTAAGACACGGACCGGCAGTCTCTTCAAGCGTGTAAGCGAGGGGATGGCATTTGCACGTGTAACTGCATATAGTATTTTGTATCAAATGATCAATTTTGACTGCCGAAAAACGTATCATTTACATCTAGACCAGAAGGTGTTTCTTTTATTGCTTCATACATTATCCATTTCGGTATAACAGCAATGGTTCTTCGCCATATCTAAACACAAAAGACGTATGTCACAGGTAAGAATGTATACTTTACCAACCAATAAGGTTGCCATTCGTGAAAATGAGGCCCTGCTTTTCATCCATGCACTGTACTCTGTAAAATGTCATATTTACATACGCCATAAAAGTGAAATCCTTATTATTCACGACGAAATGGTATTTTAGTACTTATGTCATTAATCTAAAACTTTGCATAATATATTTTGGTTGATATTCAACGCATCCCTACAAAAACAGTAATCCGAAGACATTGTACCTCCTCTTCTGCATATTCCTTACATATTGACAAATTGTTGAAACAAAATTGACCCCTATAATTATTTACAAAACTGCCAGGGGATGAACCAACACCACTTTTTGTGAGTTCAAGAACTATCTACCCTTACAAAATTTAAATTACTATACCATATCCAGATCAAGGAAAATCAAAACCTACCAACATATCAACTATCATAAAGATCTAGCCATGACTTCTCTAGTTATTCTGTTTacgcacaaacatacacagatgtacacatacacatctTGGCAAAAGCCTCTCAACGTGGAATCGCACAGAGCTGGAACGGATGCGGTGTCAATGTCAGACCAAGGATGCCATCGGCGTTTGGAGGTGGAGCGCAATCTGGCGCCTTGAAGGTGAAGGACTGCAGCAGGGCAGTGAAGAACAGGAAAAGTTCCATCCTGGCCAGCTGCTCACCAAGGCAACCCCGACGACCTGGAAATGAATAATGCCAAGTGTTAAGATAATCCAGCCATCCAATAGACAGTGTGTAAGCATAATTGTGGTCAGATAAACTCGTAATCTCTAAGCCTGATAATTACCTCCTCCAAAAGGCAAGTAAGATTCGGGCTTGTTGATGACTTTCCCTTCCGCGTCCAGAAACCTTTCGGGGTCAAACCGGTCCGGATCAGGCCAGTAGGCGGGGTCCATGTGGAGGGAGTACAGGTTCAGTAATACCTGCATGGGtcaaacaaaatagaaatcacGTCTCTCTCTTCTCTGTACGTTTCCCATAAACGTTTTGTGGGATGGAGGGGGAGCGGACGTAAACTAATCCGCGCGTGGATGTCGTTCACAAAATCAGTGTGGTCTGAGTTGCAATACCTGGGTTCCCTTGGGGAGGTCATATTCTCCTACTCTGACTGCTTCTGTCGTGGCGTGGGGAATGGCAAGAGGTCCAACTGGGCGGATCCTCATGACCTCCTGCAGACAGGCGTTCACGTAGGGCAGCTGGGAACGGTGGGACAGGGCGGGCAGACTCTCACCAACAACGGCATCAAGCTCCTCATGGACCTGTTAGGATAGAATTGTCATGAAGTAACCCTTATCGACCTTCTAAGAGTTTGAAGAAGTCGTAATCGCAAGGCATATGTACGCCAAGGGAACTTGCAGTTTAAAGATGGACCAGAGTTCCAGCTATATTTGcaagttaatagaattttcaccAAGCAGTGACTTTTGAAAGGTAAACagacgtacctccaaattttcgatggctatcagtccatcttgatcacggagtgaccttgttctcgcgagagttacgaGAACAAGGTCTAATTGTATTAACTGCGTACACACGTGACTAAtaaatctcttcaacgatataTTTGCCAGACTTTCGGAGTTAGGCAGGGTGACAGTTATTGCTCAGAAGTACCTTATTTTGGATGTCCGGGTTCAAAGTCATGTATAGCAGACTCCACAGCAGTGTGTTGGAAGTTGTGTCCGTGCCGGCGAAGAAAATATCCTGTGCCATGTACAGGACGTGTTCTTCCGTCAGACCCTCGAGCTTGTCCTGCTGTTCCAGCTCCAGCAGGCAGAAGTCCAGGAAGTCTCGCGGGTTCTCGCTATCAAGGTGTTCGCGATGGCGAGATATTTCTTCTTTCTCCATCTTTTGGATCTTGGCGATGTGTGCAGATACACTCCGGCTTACCCAGTTCACTGTGCATGGCAATAATGGTCTGATTTGTTATTGATTCAGTACTTTTTGGGAGTATGGACAACTTTATCATAATGTGTGCATTAGACGTAGCTTgtaacacaacaaagaaaggcTTCTAGAATTTTCGACAACCCGTACAACAACGTTCTTCTGGTTCTAATGACTgcagtctgggtaccatccgggcaGTAGTTCGCTCCTTTGTTCGCTTCTTCTTGTTAATCCACAGTGTTAGGGCGGAGCCAACCCTCTCCTTTCATTGCCTTTTACCCCCAACCCCCTCTCCAACCCCAATCCCAACCGAAGCGATGCACCCCTTTTCCAATTATCTGGAAAGAGAATAGTTGGGTAAAAAGCCTTTCGCAAAGACGCAATGTCTAGCCATGAATTGAACCCGCGACCCCTCTCACTACtttaaccactaggccattccACGCCACGTGCGCACGGTTCTAAAGTACAGTTCGACCATCGATGCTAGAGGAATACTCTGTATTAAGGTCTGCGTCACATGTCCTACCCTGAGCTTGACCGGACTGTTTGCGGAAACTGAAGTTCacgccaataaatatgcacaaggcatgatGCTGAATCATTTTTGGGtcgtttgtgtttttgttgtcttttacttCGTACGGCTTGTGGTTCCTCAAGACTGCCCGGCTTGGCCCCTTTGTTAGCCTTAAGAAACCTCTTGTACTGACCTCCAGGAACAAACCTTAAGAAAGGGAAGACGCTGATGATCTGTCCAGCTCCATGATCAGCCACTACCGCGCCAATCCCTTCAGTGAGTTCGCGGAACGTCTCATCCTCGTAGTCATAGCGCCTCCCGAACACCATGGAGCAGATGACGTTAGCAATCGCCACCGTGACGTCATGGGCGGGGTCAAAAGGCCTTGCCTCGTATTCTGTAATCTAAAAAAGTTTCTTCATCAGGAAGGTAACAAGTTAGCCCAGCTGACATTTGAGATGAAAACGTCAGGATCTTGCATAGTcgttttttttaacttttgactCACCCTATTTCGTAGAAAGCTCGCCTCCTCTCGGATGTCTTCTTCAATGCTGTCTTGTCCGACCTTCATGCCAAGGTTCTTTAAGGTGGCGGTGACAAACCTCTTTCTCTGTTTGAACTCGGTTCCCCAACGCCCAGAAGCAACGTCTTCAAGAACAAATATGGTGTAATTATCTTCGCaaagaatgttgtgttttcagttgtgccatGGTGGAGTGGCTGTGGTGTGGGTGTGTATGCAgttaactcgagaagctgtgaatgaatcttcatgatattttgtacGTATGTAGCGGTTGTAGaagcaaaggtcaagtttgaaaatgtgtcACCTGGCATTTTCCGTCGGTACTACAGGGGGATGTGTATGTAGGTGGACAAATCAATAAATCGAAAAGCTGTGCATGGTGCTGCATGAtattggtaggtgtgtagcggttgtacGGTCAAGTTCGGAAATGATTTACCTGGCATTTCCCGTTGGTTCAACATTGAGATGCATGTGTGTTTGGGGACAACATAAATCAAGAAGCTGTAAATGATCTACGTGATCTTTGGTAAGTAAGTAGTGTTTGTAGaagcaaaggtcaagttcgaaaatgatTCACCTGACCTTTTCTGTCAATACTCCAGTGggctgtgtatgtatgtatgtatgcgtgtttgtttgtttgtttgtttgtttgtggacaacaaactcgagaagctgtggattGTTCTGCATGATACATGGTGGAAGGGTAGGGATCGGgagaaggaaggtcaagttcaatgaTGGGCCTTCTAGTGAGTAGCTGCAGCAGAGCTTCAAAGTTTTATGTCAAAATTTTTGCAGGTGCTATTGTCGTGCGTTTTGTGTGGAAGATGCAGGGAGTGGTGCAGGGAGTGGGGCTAGGTGCCCCGGCGGTATTTCTAACTGCCGGGACCTATTCATTTGTCGACATTNNNNNNNNNNNNNNNNNNNNNNNNNNNNNNNNNNNNNNNNNNNNNNNNNNNNNNNNNNNNNNNNNNNNNNNNNNNNNNNNNNNNNNNNNNNNNNNNNNNNNNNNNNNNNNNNNNNNNNNNNNNNNNNNNNNNNNNNNNNNNNNNNNNNNNNNNNNNNNNNNNNNNNNNNNNNNNNNNNNNNNNNNNNNNNNNNNNNNNNNNNNNNNNNNNNNNNNNNNNNNNNNNNNNNNNNNNNNNNNNNNNNNNNNNNNNNNNNNNNNNNNNNNNNNNNNNNNNNNNNNNNNNNNNNNNNNNNNNNNNNNNNNNNNNNNNNNNNNNNNNNNNNNNNNNNNNNNNNNNNNNNNNNNNNNNNNNNNNNNNNNNNNNNNNNNNNNNNNNNNNNNNNNNNNNNNNNNNNNNNNNNNNNNNNNNNNNNNNNNNNNNNNNNNNNNNNNNNNNNNNNNNNNNNNNNNNNNNNNNNNNNNNNNNNNNNNNNNNNNNNNNNNNNNNNNNNNNNNNNNNNNNNNNNNNNNNNNNNNNNNNNNNNNNNNNNNNNNNNNNNNNNNNNNNNNNNNNNNNNNNNNNNNNNNNNNNNNNNNNNNNNNNNNNNNNNNNNNNNNNNNNNNNNNNNNNNNNNNNNNNNNNNNNNNNNNNNNNNNNNNNNNNNNNNNNNNNNNNNNNNNNNNNNNNNNNNNNNNNNNNNNNNNNNNNNNNNNNNNNNNNNNNNNNNNNNNNNNNNNNNNNNNNNNNNNNNNNNNNNNNNNNNNNNNNNNNNNNNNNNNNNNNNNNNNNNNNNNNNNNNNNNNNNNNNNNNNNNNNNNNNNNNNNNNNNNNNNNNNNNNNNNNNNNNNNNNNNNNNNNNNNNNNNNNNNNNNNNNNNNNNNNNNNNNNNNNNNNNNNNNNNNNNNNN
This sequence is a window from Branchiostoma floridae strain S238N-H82 unplaced genomic scaffold, Bfl_VNyyK Sc7u5tJ_1383, whole genome shotgun sequence. Protein-coding genes within it:
- the LOC118407505 gene encoding cytochrome P450 2U1-like, with protein sequence MATAVFRWLTVSVQGILQISGLTGQTFLVFCTAFLLACFLLKRSKNLPPYPAGRVPVLGHLLALGQASHLKLTAWRRQYGDVFTVRMGMKDAVVLNGYTAVKDALVDRSELFASRPPNYLLDSTSGFGKDVASGRWGTEFKQRKRFVTATLKNLGMKVGQDSIEEDIREEASFLRNRITEYEARPFDPAHDVTVAIANVICSMVFGRRYDYEDETFRELTEGIGAVVADHGAGQIISVFPFLRFVPGVNWVSRSVSAHIAKIQKMEKEEISRHREHLDSENPRDFLDFCLLELEQQDKLEGLTEEHVLYMAQDIFFAGTDTTSNTLLWSLLYMTLNPDIQNKVHEELDAVVGESLPALSHRSQLPYVNACLQEVMRIRPVGPLAIPHATTEAVRVGEYDLPKGTQVLLNLYSLHMDPAYWPDPDRFDPERFLDAEGKVINKPESYLPFGGGRRGCLGEQLARMELFLFFTALLQSFTFKAPDCAPPPNADGILGLTLTPHPFQLCAIPR